A genomic window from Punica granatum isolate Tunisia-2019 chromosome 2, ASM765513v2, whole genome shotgun sequence includes:
- the LOC116196229 gene encoding uncharacterized protein LOC116196229, translating into MESLTRASIVPSSPASPLSVLSPKRSLSPRRLRLPLASRGNDNGAEANSDSDDRRIAPIANDSCFALSPLSKDAAMGLVLNAAVGRGWTTGSGMEGPPVPADTGTENISTFPFSLFTKSPRRRMLVAFTCKICRQRTTRAINPHAYSDGTVFVQCCGCNAYHKLVDNLNLFQEMKCYVGPSFNYKGSNLDVNFNFMDKQSNDEDDIFPMQ; encoded by the exons ATGGAATCCCTGACTAGAGCATCGATCGTGCCTTCTTCTCCGGCCTCTCCCCTCTCCGTCTTATCTCCCAAGCGGAGTCTCTCCCCGAGGCGCCTTCGCCTCCCTCTCGCCTCTAGAG GTAACGACAACGGAGCGGAAGCGAATTCCGATTCCGATGATCGCAGGATTGCTCCGATTGCGAATGATAGCTGCTTCGCCCTTTCGCCTCTGTCTAAG GATGCAGCAATGGGATTGGTGTTGAATGCTGCAGTTGGGAGAGGTTGGACGACAGGCTCGGGAATGGAAGGTCCGCCAGTCCCTGCAGACACAGGAACGGAGAATATATCAACATTCCCATTTTCTCTCTTCACAAAATCTCCCCGGAGAAGAATGCTTGTTGCATTCACCTGTAAGATCTGTCGGCAGCGAACTACAAGGGCTATTAATCCCCATGCTTATTCTGATGGTACTGTCTTTGTTCAG TGCTGTGGGTGCAACGCATATCACAAGCTTGTGGATAATCTGAACCTGTTTCAAGAGATGAAATGCTACGTTGGCCCCAGCTTCAACTACAAAGGTTCCAACTTGGATGTTAACTTCAACTTTATGGACAAGCAGAGCAACGACGAAGACGACATATTTCCCATGCAATGA
- the LOC116196228 gene encoding hippocampus abundant transcript-like protein 1: MEKLRGLGHLFATVFMWAFGGFIVVPAVTDVTMSALCPGTDECSLAIYLSGFQQAIIGLGTVMLTPLIGNLSDEYGRKALLTLPMVASIIPLAIMAYSRETKFFYTYFILRTLTAMVGESVVVCLALAYVADNVPITQRASAFGVLSGLISAAVVCSTLAARFIPSIALIFQIGAGVSMVAVVYMRIFLPESIPDPEANNASVQPLLKGNQNDDIDGDNTEPVKQAHVFKRIPSVKDAISLMRTSLTFSQAAVVAFFNSLAEGATQASLLYFLKARFHFNKTQFADLMLIVGIAGTFSQLLVMPLLVPLLGEERLLSIGLLLGFTHMLLYSMAWAVWVPYAAAGFSIFVFFASPCVRSIASKQVGPIEQGKAQGCISGIASFANIVSPLIFSPLTALFLSERAPFHYPGFSILCIGVAMMLGFIQSLMIRPAPPSISKEYPENTCSTEA, from the exons ATGGAGAAGCTAAGAGGGTTAGGGCATCTCTTCGCGACGGTGTTCATGTGGGCGTTCGGGGGCTTCATAGTCGTCCCCGCCGTCACCGACGTCACCATGTCCGCTCTCTGCCCCGGCACCGACGAGTGCTCCCTCGCCATCTACCTCTCTGGCTTCCAACAGGCG ATTATAGGACTGGGAACAGTCATGTTGACGCCACTAATTGGGAATCTATCCGATGAGTACGGCAGGAAAGCTTTGCTCACGCTCCCAATGGTTGCCTCCATCATCCCTCTAG CTATAATGGCATATAGCAGGGAGACCAAGTTCTTCTACACGTATTTTATTCTGAGAACCCTGACGGCTATGGTCGGCGAAAGTGTTGTCGTTTGCCTTGCCCTTGCCTACGTC GCGGATAATGTACCAATTACACAGCGGGCATCAGCATTTGGAGTACTTTCGGGCTTGATTTCAGCCGCTGTCGTCTGCAGCACTTTAGCTGCTCGTTTCATCCCCAGCATTGCCTTAATATTTCAG ATCGGTGCTGGGGTATCGATGGTGGCAGTGGTATACATGAGAATCTTCCTGCCGGAAAGTATTCCCGATCCGGAAGCAAACAATGCCTCTGTGCAGCCATTGTTAAAGGGAAACCAGAACGATGACATCGATGGGGACAATACCGAACCCGTGAAACAGGCGCACGTTTTCAAGAGGATACCCTCTGTAAAGGATGCCATTTCCTTGATGAGGACCAG CTTGACATTCTCACAGGCAGCAGTGGTCGCATTCTTCAACAGTCTCGCAGAAGGAGCGACCCAAGCTTCGTTGCTG TATTTCCTGAAGGCGCGTTTCCACTTCAACAAAACTCAGTTTGCGGATCTCATGCTCATCGTTGGGATTGCAGGCACTTTTTCACAG CTGCTTGTCATGCCCCTGTTGGTACCTCTGTTAGGAGAGGAAAGGCTGCTCTCGATAGGGCTATTATTGGGCTTCACCCAT ATGCTTCTGTATAGCATGGCGTGGGCAGTTTGG GTTCCTTATGCTGCAGCAGGGTTCAGCATCTTTGTGTTCTTTGCGTCTCCATGC GTACGAAGCATAGCATCGAAGCAGGTTGGACCAATTGAGCAG GGCAAAGCTCAAGGATGCATTTCGGGGATAGCTTCCTTTGCAAACATTGTTTCCCCTTTGATATTTAGTCCCCTGACAG CACTGTTCTTATCAGAGAGAGCTCCATTCCATTACCCCGGTTTCAGTATTCTGTGCATAGGAGTTGCGATG ATGCTTGGATTCATACAAAGCCTTATGATAAGGCCTGCACCTCCCAGCATAAGCAAAGAGTACCCCGAAAACACCTGCAGCACTGAGGCATAG